In Ostrinia nubilalis chromosome 10, ilOstNubi1.1, whole genome shotgun sequence, a single genomic region encodes these proteins:
- the LOC135075739 gene encoding serine/threonine-protein phosphatase 6 regulatory ankyrin repeat subunit B isoform X1, giving the protein MDIPVFRTEEGRYLAKSLGDPLIKGLTEVANAKPKDPVAFLASFLHNFPDHEKPHLGTQESKVFVARQMAEVENNDAPPSQPPEPEVPVITDKRTGTRTATRHRPIDVVTVDPQPEISPDGPEAAFSSANRDEHGQSMLHFAAARTHTRNALFQLLQESDVSLGYRDELYRTARDVSIQANVPENTAEIDRWVVHLAARGNKEKIMELLLEGYDHILDVVDEEGMPIMEVITQRRDTEMGSLLASIPTFEESRESLHGAIRRGDLSAVEELLSAEGGRTLARGQNTFGRTAMHIAVLAQHEDIVAYLAQSFPELLRIGDNLERTPLHYAMGVEKIESLSRVLIRAGAKRVLKDLKGRQPTYYFMNKSDILRLKEEEEAY; this is encoded by the exons ATGGACATTCCCGTCTTTCGGACGGAAGAGGGCAGATATCTTGCTAAGT CTCTCGGCGATCCTTTGATTAAAGGTCTGACCGAAGTGGCAAACGCAAAGCCTAAAGATCCGGTCGCGTTCCTTGCAAGTTTCCTACACAACTTTCCTGACCATGAAAAGCCTCATTTAGGTACGCAG GAATCAAAAGTGTTCGTAGCGCGTCAGATGGCTGAGGTAGAGAACAATGATGCTCCGCCTTCACAGCCACCGGAGCCAGAAGTTCCTGTGATCACCGACAAGCGAACTGGGACTCGGACGGCGACGCGGCACCGGCCCATCGACGTCGTAACCGTGGACCCACAGCCAGAGATCAGCCCTGATGGCCCCGAGGCTGCTTTCAGCAGTGCCAATAGA gaCGAGCATGGACAGTCGATGCTGCACTTCGCAGCTGCAAGAACGCATACCAGGAACGCCTTATTCCAACTTCTCCAAGAATCGGACGTCAGTTTGGGCTACAGGGACGAGTTGTACCGAACAGCAAGAGACGTGTCTATTCAGGCTAATGTGCCAGAAAACACGGCTGAGATAGATAGGTGGGTCGTCCACTTGGCCGCCAGGG GGAACAAAGAGAAAATAATGGAGCTTTTATTGGAAGGATACGACCACATTTTGGATGTAGTGGACGAGGAAGGGATGCCAATAATGGAAGTAATCACTCAACGGCGTGACACTGAAATGGGAAGCCTGCTTGCTTCGATACCTACCTTCgag GAATCACGGGAATCCCTTCACGGAGCGATCAGACGAGGCGACCTGTCGGCTGTCGAGGAACTGCTCTCGGCTGAGGGTGGCAGGACCCTCGCTAGGGGACAGAACACCTTCGGCAGAACGGCAATGCACATAGCCGTGCTGGCCCAGCACGAGGATATCGTGGCTTACTTGGCGCAATCCTTCCCGGAATTGCTGAGGATAGGGGACAAT TTGGAACGCACACCACTACATTACGCGATGGGAGTAGAGAAGATAGAGTCACTGAGCAGAGTACTAATACGGGCAGGGGCCAAGCGTGTCCTGAAAGACCTGAAGGGGCGTCAGCCCACGTACTACTTTATGAACAAATCCGACATACTACGGCTCAAGGAAGAGGAGGAAGCTTACTGA
- the LOC135075731 gene encoding uncharacterized protein LOC135075731 isoform X1, with protein MSRETTRNPPGLVIKRHNIRIWCHDCDMAKLQRVVWEGHGSRLLSEVSSQPVVKKFLEAVPYIMNTIRDIHSAVIQNDLEGLMKHSGDPVPPQALSSRDGNNMTVMHKAAGLGHGGILKYIAERYPQGINDVDNDGRTPLHYAAAVKDEQHTYNTLVGYGADEGIVDNKNKTPGYYINRPQEIDKNLFKALPDAPRTASSAYPNSWDWKLLDTEVIAELHKKSRKRNLKASTENISSKNLSNTISESTDNHVGGMKNSSTRDLIKELPDLDDTSKPNVGDVHIPMIECNRDSQPEEEENHDETQNTETEENNEEANHEVAVANSEDAAEDEHNLNNENEKDANGTNNSEEEKNLSTNDEEANNEENQAEEEEEIGESVNINDAETHDNKTHDDKTHDDETHDDEAHKDDAHDDEAHKDDAHDNEAHADETEQNAEENINSDHTQEEEETHTKSDEEHNETTKEETKIERTETKHGEEETTTEEHNEEPEPNKNYEHEEIHNGNNTNAEDYVNTNYANTTHDSGAAADEGNLSNGRSALESLIEGIISGEAEQDSQDASMTERNGSVHEDILIVDNEIDPEVTDLINTANMEMLATLVLNGEGSRLVGRHSGNSELQAFLDNVPTYMQKINKVHVAAREGNIRDLQAALDRRKFAIARDPISPNGATPLHVATVFGKTNIMKYLGGRFPETLSAVDFEGRTALHYAAVIPDNGHYYNLLQQLGANSKDLDDSGRSADDYLKNPDLLPFQQLLADYGISEEAAREMLSDKVPEDRVSSRRALDVPEALDTLERCYRLLASARPNRTPLSASSNRATPPLVLGRFLKRPIFEIIKCRVTKLDHDLFDVIWPAVKKLPDNRNIIQTVEEDFPGGIAAPDYYVYEVFHEFLIPLIKDLHNINVNLDLTTHPPSDFTKLSLKPSTTISSEPLVELNIDPNDEFVLSGTIECSRNLAGFELPLNLKIGKLETIERIITTVLMQQDFAKFSETSTAESDQKGGTYYTLNEVMEKPSEICATLAASGLLIALCDRDEIDDCARLHGTHWPYGRGVFVSEDKTLAVWINVHDHVRVLISNPIDSPGEIGLPFSKLSYIMAYLHEKIDFVWDEKLGHLSSRPTYLGAGIRFSLIINFPGLSKDPDNMKHLCAMRGLQYRETLTADIARISNYQCLSVTETNCFNDFATAASNLLHLEKDLAMQNSAHIATMLSNIFRRKRSSLADLDNPEQFPQQ; from the exons GTCTGGTGATCAAAAGGCACAACATACGAATATGGTGCCACGACTGCGACATGGCGAAGCTGCAGCGGGTCGTGTGGGAGGGCCACGGCTCGCGGCTGCTCAGCGAGGTCTCCAGCCAGCCTGTGGTCAAGAAATTTCTGGAGGCCGTGCCTTATATCATG AACACAATCCGCGACATCCACAGCGCGGTGATCCAGAACGATCTGGAAGGTCTGATGAAGCACTCGGGCGACCCGGTGCCGCCGCAGGCGCTGTCCAGCAGAGATGGTAACAACATGACTGTCATGCACAAG GCCGCGGGACTGGGTCACGGAGGCATCCTCAAGTATATAGCAGAGCGGTACCCCCAAGGCATAAATGACGTGGATAACGACGGACGCACCCCCTTGCACTACGCAGCTGCGGTCAAAGATGAACAACACACGTACAACACTCTCGTGGGCTACGGCGCTGATGAGGGCATCGTTGATAAC aaaaataaaacacCAGGCTATTACATAAACAGACCCCAAGAAATCGACAAAAACCTATTCAAAGCTCTACCAGATGCACCCCGAACTGCATCGAGTGCTTATCCTAATTCTTGGGATTGGAAACTGCTGGATACAGAAGTGATAGCTGAATTACACAAAAAATCCAGAAAGAGAAATTTAAAGGCATCTACAGAAAATATATCATCAAAGAACCTTTCTAATACCATATCAGAAAGCACGGACAACCATGTAGGTGGCATGAAAAATAGTAGCACGCGGGATCTGATTAAAGAGCTGCCAGATTTAGATGACACAAGTAAACCAAATGTAGGGGATGTACACATCCCAATGATAGAATGTAACCGG GATTCACAACCTGAAGAAGAAGAGAACCATGATGAAACACAAAATACAGAAACTGAGGAAAATAACGAAGAGGCCAATCATGAAGTGGCCGTAGCCAATTCTGAAGACGCAGCAGAAGATGAACATAAtctaaataatgaaaatgaaaaggatgccaatggtaccaataattCAGAGGAGGAAAAAAACCTGTCAACAAATGATGAGGAAGCAAATAACGAGGAAAACCAAGcagaggaagaagaagaaataggTGAATCAGTCAATATAAATGATGCGGAAACGCACGATAATAAAACTCATGATGATAAAACTCACGATGATGAAACTCATGATGATGAAGCTCATAAAGATGATGCTCATGATGATGAAGCTCATAAAGATGATGCTCATGACAATGAAGCTCACGCTGATGAAACAGAGCAAAATGCTGAAGAAAATATCAATTCCGATCAcacacaagaagaagaagaaactcATACCAAATCAGACGAGGAACACAATGAAACtacaaaagaagaaacaaaaataGAACGTACTGAAACTAAACATGGCGAGGAAGAAACAACAACGGAAGAACATAATGAGGAACCAGAACCAAATAAAAACTATGAACATGAAGAAATACATAATGGTAATAATACAAATGCTGAAGACTATGTAAACACTAATTATGCTAACACAACACACGATTCTGGGGCTGCAGCAGACGAAG GAAACCTGTCCAACGGCCGAAGCGCACTAGAAAGTCTGATTGAAGGCATTATTAGTGGTGAAGCCGAGCAGGATTCACAAGATGCAAGTATGACGGAAAGAAATGGATCAGTACATGAGGACATACTTATTGTT GATAACGAAATAGATCCAGAAGTAACTGACTTAATTAATACCGCCAACATGGAAATGTTAGCTACTTTAGTCTTAAATGGAGAAGGATCTAGATTGGTAGGCAGACATTCAGGAAATTCTGAATTACAAGCGTTTTTGGATAATGTACCCACGTACATG caaaaaattaacaaagttCACGTAGCGGCGAGAGAAGGCAACATACGAGATCTTCAGGCTGCCTTAGATAGACGGAAATTTGCAATTGCTAGAGATCCTATATCGCCAAATGGAGCAACGCCTTTGCACGTCGCAACTGTATTTGGAAAAACGAACATAATGAAATATTTGGGAGGAAG ATTTCCTGAAACTTTGTCTGCCGTCGATTTTGAAGGAAGGACAGCATTACATTATGCCGCTGTAATACCTGACAATGGTCATTATTACAACTTATTGCAACAGCTTGGAGCCAATTCTAAGGATTTAGATGAT AGTGGACGATCAGCTGATGATTACCTTAAAAATCCAGATTTATTACCGTTTCAACAACTGTTAGCTGATTATGGAATAAGCGAAGAAGCAGCTCGTGAAATGTTGTCTGATAAAG TTCCTGAGGACCGCGTGTCGTCACGACGAGCATTGGATGTGCCTGAAGCTTTGGACACGCTTGAGCGCTGTTACCGTCTGCTAGCGTCCGCGAGACCAAATCGAACTCCTTTGTCAGCTTCTTCAAACAGAGCAACACCACCGCTTGTTTTGGGCAGATTTCTAAAGCGACCTATATTTGAAATAATCAAATGCAGAGTAACCAAACTAGACCATGATCTATTTGATGTTATTTGGCCAGCCGTTAAAAAACTACCAGACAATAGAAATATTATACAAACAGTAGAGGAAGATTTTCCAGGGGGCATTGCAGCTCCAGACTACTATGTTTACGAAGTGTTTCACGAATTCTTAATCCCACTCATCAAAGACCTACACAATATCAATGTCAATTTAGATTTAACTACGCATCCACCATCCGATTTCACGAAACTGTCATTGAAACCTTCGACCACAATTTCTTCTGAACCTCTTGTAGAGTTAAACATCGATCCAAATGACGAGTTCGTTCTATCAGGAACTATTGAATGTTCCCGAAACTTGGCAGGGTTTGAGTTGCCCTTGAATCTTAAGATTGGGAAATTAGAAACCATAGAAAGAATTATAACAACAGTTCTTATGCAgcaggattttgcaaaatttagtGAAACTTCAACTGCTGAATCCGATCAGAAAGGAGGAACTTACTATACATTGAATGAGGTAATGGAAAAGCCATCGGAAATATGTGCAACACTGGCTGCCAGTGGATTATTGATAGCTTTGTGTGATAGAGACGAAATCGATGACTGCGCCCGTCTACACGGCACTCACTGGCCTTACGGTCGCGGTGTTTTTGTTAGTGAAGACAAGACACTAGCAGTGTGGATAAATGTGCACGACCATGTGAGGGTCCTTATATCAAATCCGATCGATTCTCCAGGAGAAATTGGTTTGCCATTTAGCAAACTGTCATACATAATGGCGTATTTACATGAAAAGATAGATTTTGTTTGGGATGAAAAGCTTGGTCACTTGAGTAGTAGACCTACATACCTAGGCGCCGGAATACGATTCAGTTTGATTATTAACTTTCCTGGTCTCTCGAAGGACCCAGATAATATGAAACATCTTTGTGCTATGAGAGGACTGCAATATAGAGAAACCTTGACAGCGGACATTGCAAGAATCAGCAACTACCAGTGCCTAAGCGTTACAGAAACCAACTGCTTTAATGATTTTGCAACAGCCGCTTCAAATCTGCTTCACCTAGAAAAAGATCTAGCTATGCAAAACTCAGCACACATTGCGACGATGCTTTCAAATATTTTCCGGAGAAAAAGAAGCAGTTTGGCGGATTTAGATAATCCCGAGCAGTTTCCACAGCAATAA
- the LOC135075742 gene encoding uncharacterized protein LOC135075742 — protein sequence MASHFDRGNFGDSARNKPEWDLLTKNSNHVFDGAGENVQYHSDSESLGSRKSKTRYINPAIYIETVEATHSVTSLQTDSCIDDVTPHPHSSYRSNSTPFLSGRDSDSSGSVKRKSCRLTENIKINNDQNAEEETPRYSRTYREDGADTFRLSVASISTTTTAKEERERNEKKKQDAFKQWLARKEQEKKDKLRQEKMKQQTAPVTSQQQREESFRRWMERKRAQMERRRADEIMRQYRDNERLERERTKREREKEEKLNDWIRKKEEEIKSMKTREERRAARQAIEEERRRSKGERAYRDWLRTSKNKPLPVPLNQGELSMRGSVSQMYINPIPWQSPT from the exons atggCGAGCCACTTCGACAGGGGAAACTTTGGAGATAGCGCACGGAACAAGCCCGAATGGGATTTGCTAACTAAAAATTCTAATCATGTATTTGACGGAGCAGGCGAGAATGTTCAGTATCATAGTGATTCGGAGTCCTTGGGCTCCAGGAAGAGCAAGACCAGGTACATCAATCCGGCGATTTACATTGAGACAGTCGAGGCGACACATTCGGTGACGTCACTGCAGACAGATTCATGCATTGATGACGTGACACCACACCCACACAGTAGCTACCGGAGCAATTCTACTCCGTTTCTGAGCGGACGCGATAGCGATTCATCGGGTAGCGTCAAAAGGAAGTCGTGCCGTTTGACAGAAAACATCAAAATTAATAACGATCAAAATGCAGAAGAGGAGACTCCTCGCTACAGTCGTACTTATCGCGAGGACGGAGCTGACACGTTCAGGTTATCGGTTGCATCGATCTCTACCACCACGACGGCTAAGGAGGAGCGCGAGCGAAATGAGAAAAAGAAGCAGGACGCTTTCAAGCAGTGGTTAGCGCGGAAAGAACAAGAG AAAAAAGACAAGCTACGGCAGGAGAAGATGAAGCAACAAACGGCGCCGGTGACGTCACAGCAGCAGCGTGAAGAATCTTTCCGGCGCTGGATGGAGCGCAAGCGCGCGCAGATGGAGCGCCGGCGCGCCGACGAGATCATGCGCCAGTACCGGGACAACGAGCGGCTGGAGCGAGAGCGGACTAAACGCGAGAGGGAGAAGGAAGAGAAGCTCAACGATTGGATCAGGAAGAAGGAGGAGGAGATAAAAT CGATGAAGACCCGCGAAGAGCGCCGAGCGGCGCGGCAGGCGATCGAGGAGGAGCGCCGGCGGTCGAAGGGCGAGCGCGCGTACCGCGACTGGCTGCGGACTAGCAAGAACAAGCCGCTGCCCGTGCCTCTCAACCAGGGCGAGCTCA GTATGCGGGGATCGGTGTCACAGATGTACATAAACCCAATCCCATGGCAGTCTCCCACTTGA
- the LOC135075731 gene encoding uncharacterized protein LOC135075731 isoform X2, giving the protein MSRETTRNPPGLVIKRHNIRIWCHDCDMAKLQRVVWEGHGSRLLSEVSSQPVVKKFLEAVPYIMNTIRDIHSAVIQNDLEGLMKHSGDPVPPQALSSRDGNNMTVMHKAAGLGHGGILKYIAERYPQGINDVDNDGRTPLHYAAAVKDEQHTYNTLVGYGADEGIVDNKNKTPGYYINRPQEIDKNLFKALPDAPRTASSAYPNSWDWKLLDTEVIAELHKKSRKRNLKASTENISSKNLSNTISESTDNHVGGMKNSSTRDLIKELPDLDDTSKPNVGDVHIPMIECNRDSQPEEEENHDETQNTETEENNEEANHEVAVANSEDAAEDEHNLNNENEKDANGTNNSEEEKNLSTNDEEANNEENQAEEEEEIGESVNINDAETHDNKTHDDKTHDDETHDDEAHKDDAHDDEAHKDDAHDNEAHADETEQNAEENINSDHTQEEEETHTKSDEEHNETTKEETKIERTETKHGEEETTTEEHNEEPEPNKNYEHEEIHNGNLSNGRSALESLIEGIISGEAEQDSQDASMTERNGSVHEDILIVDNEIDPEVTDLINTANMEMLATLVLNGEGSRLVGRHSGNSELQAFLDNVPTYMQKINKVHVAAREGNIRDLQAALDRRKFAIARDPISPNGATPLHVATVFGKTNIMKYLGGRFPETLSAVDFEGRTALHYAAVIPDNGHYYNLLQQLGANSKDLDDSGRSADDYLKNPDLLPFQQLLADYGISEEAAREMLSDKVPEDRVSSRRALDVPEALDTLERCYRLLASARPNRTPLSASSNRATPPLVLGRFLKRPIFEIIKCRVTKLDHDLFDVIWPAVKKLPDNRNIIQTVEEDFPGGIAAPDYYVYEVFHEFLIPLIKDLHNINVNLDLTTHPPSDFTKLSLKPSTTISSEPLVELNIDPNDEFVLSGTIECSRNLAGFELPLNLKIGKLETIERIITTVLMQQDFAKFSETSTAESDQKGGTYYTLNEVMEKPSEICATLAASGLLIALCDRDEIDDCARLHGTHWPYGRGVFVSEDKTLAVWINVHDHVRVLISNPIDSPGEIGLPFSKLSYIMAYLHEKIDFVWDEKLGHLSSRPTYLGAGIRFSLIINFPGLSKDPDNMKHLCAMRGLQYRETLTADIARISNYQCLSVTETNCFNDFATAASNLLHLEKDLAMQNSAHIATMLSNIFRRKRSSLADLDNPEQFPQQ; this is encoded by the exons GTCTGGTGATCAAAAGGCACAACATACGAATATGGTGCCACGACTGCGACATGGCGAAGCTGCAGCGGGTCGTGTGGGAGGGCCACGGCTCGCGGCTGCTCAGCGAGGTCTCCAGCCAGCCTGTGGTCAAGAAATTTCTGGAGGCCGTGCCTTATATCATG AACACAATCCGCGACATCCACAGCGCGGTGATCCAGAACGATCTGGAAGGTCTGATGAAGCACTCGGGCGACCCGGTGCCGCCGCAGGCGCTGTCCAGCAGAGATGGTAACAACATGACTGTCATGCACAAG GCCGCGGGACTGGGTCACGGAGGCATCCTCAAGTATATAGCAGAGCGGTACCCCCAAGGCATAAATGACGTGGATAACGACGGACGCACCCCCTTGCACTACGCAGCTGCGGTCAAAGATGAACAACACACGTACAACACTCTCGTGGGCTACGGCGCTGATGAGGGCATCGTTGATAAC aaaaataaaacacCAGGCTATTACATAAACAGACCCCAAGAAATCGACAAAAACCTATTCAAAGCTCTACCAGATGCACCCCGAACTGCATCGAGTGCTTATCCTAATTCTTGGGATTGGAAACTGCTGGATACAGAAGTGATAGCTGAATTACACAAAAAATCCAGAAAGAGAAATTTAAAGGCATCTACAGAAAATATATCATCAAAGAACCTTTCTAATACCATATCAGAAAGCACGGACAACCATGTAGGTGGCATGAAAAATAGTAGCACGCGGGATCTGATTAAAGAGCTGCCAGATTTAGATGACACAAGTAAACCAAATGTAGGGGATGTACACATCCCAATGATAGAATGTAACCGG GATTCACAACCTGAAGAAGAAGAGAACCATGATGAAACACAAAATACAGAAACTGAGGAAAATAACGAAGAGGCCAATCATGAAGTGGCCGTAGCCAATTCTGAAGACGCAGCAGAAGATGAACATAAtctaaataatgaaaatgaaaaggatgccaatggtaccaataattCAGAGGAGGAAAAAAACCTGTCAACAAATGATGAGGAAGCAAATAACGAGGAAAACCAAGcagaggaagaagaagaaataggTGAATCAGTCAATATAAATGATGCGGAAACGCACGATAATAAAACTCATGATGATAAAACTCACGATGATGAAACTCATGATGATGAAGCTCATAAAGATGATGCTCATGATGATGAAGCTCATAAAGATGATGCTCATGACAATGAAGCTCACGCTGATGAAACAGAGCAAAATGCTGAAGAAAATATCAATTCCGATCAcacacaagaagaagaagaaactcATACCAAATCAGACGAGGAACACAATGAAACtacaaaagaagaaacaaaaataGAACGTACTGAAACTAAACATGGCGAGGAAGAAACAACAACGGAAGAACATAATGAGGAACCAGAACCAAATAAAAACTATGAACATGAAGAAATACATAATG GAAACCTGTCCAACGGCCGAAGCGCACTAGAAAGTCTGATTGAAGGCATTATTAGTGGTGAAGCCGAGCAGGATTCACAAGATGCAAGTATGACGGAAAGAAATGGATCAGTACATGAGGACATACTTATTGTT GATAACGAAATAGATCCAGAAGTAACTGACTTAATTAATACCGCCAACATGGAAATGTTAGCTACTTTAGTCTTAAATGGAGAAGGATCTAGATTGGTAGGCAGACATTCAGGAAATTCTGAATTACAAGCGTTTTTGGATAATGTACCCACGTACATG caaaaaattaacaaagttCACGTAGCGGCGAGAGAAGGCAACATACGAGATCTTCAGGCTGCCTTAGATAGACGGAAATTTGCAATTGCTAGAGATCCTATATCGCCAAATGGAGCAACGCCTTTGCACGTCGCAACTGTATTTGGAAAAACGAACATAATGAAATATTTGGGAGGAAG ATTTCCTGAAACTTTGTCTGCCGTCGATTTTGAAGGAAGGACAGCATTACATTATGCCGCTGTAATACCTGACAATGGTCATTATTACAACTTATTGCAACAGCTTGGAGCCAATTCTAAGGATTTAGATGAT AGTGGACGATCAGCTGATGATTACCTTAAAAATCCAGATTTATTACCGTTTCAACAACTGTTAGCTGATTATGGAATAAGCGAAGAAGCAGCTCGTGAAATGTTGTCTGATAAAG TTCCTGAGGACCGCGTGTCGTCACGACGAGCATTGGATGTGCCTGAAGCTTTGGACACGCTTGAGCGCTGTTACCGTCTGCTAGCGTCCGCGAGACCAAATCGAACTCCTTTGTCAGCTTCTTCAAACAGAGCAACACCACCGCTTGTTTTGGGCAGATTTCTAAAGCGACCTATATTTGAAATAATCAAATGCAGAGTAACCAAACTAGACCATGATCTATTTGATGTTATTTGGCCAGCCGTTAAAAAACTACCAGACAATAGAAATATTATACAAACAGTAGAGGAAGATTTTCCAGGGGGCATTGCAGCTCCAGACTACTATGTTTACGAAGTGTTTCACGAATTCTTAATCCCACTCATCAAAGACCTACACAATATCAATGTCAATTTAGATTTAACTACGCATCCACCATCCGATTTCACGAAACTGTCATTGAAACCTTCGACCACAATTTCTTCTGAACCTCTTGTAGAGTTAAACATCGATCCAAATGACGAGTTCGTTCTATCAGGAACTATTGAATGTTCCCGAAACTTGGCAGGGTTTGAGTTGCCCTTGAATCTTAAGATTGGGAAATTAGAAACCATAGAAAGAATTATAACAACAGTTCTTATGCAgcaggattttgcaaaatttagtGAAACTTCAACTGCTGAATCCGATCAGAAAGGAGGAACTTACTATACATTGAATGAGGTAATGGAAAAGCCATCGGAAATATGTGCAACACTGGCTGCCAGTGGATTATTGATAGCTTTGTGTGATAGAGACGAAATCGATGACTGCGCCCGTCTACACGGCACTCACTGGCCTTACGGTCGCGGTGTTTTTGTTAGTGAAGACAAGACACTAGCAGTGTGGATAAATGTGCACGACCATGTGAGGGTCCTTATATCAAATCCGATCGATTCTCCAGGAGAAATTGGTTTGCCATTTAGCAAACTGTCATACATAATGGCGTATTTACATGAAAAGATAGATTTTGTTTGGGATGAAAAGCTTGGTCACTTGAGTAGTAGACCTACATACCTAGGCGCCGGAATACGATTCAGTTTGATTATTAACTTTCCTGGTCTCTCGAAGGACCCAGATAATATGAAACATCTTTGTGCTATGAGAGGACTGCAATATAGAGAAACCTTGACAGCGGACATTGCAAGAATCAGCAACTACCAGTGCCTAAGCGTTACAGAAACCAACTGCTTTAATGATTTTGCAACAGCCGCTTCAAATCTGCTTCACCTAGAAAAAGATCTAGCTATGCAAAACTCAGCACACATTGCGACGATGCTTTCAAATATTTTCCGGAGAAAAAGAAGCAGTTTGGCGGATTTAGATAATCCCGAGCAGTTTCCACAGCAATAA
- the LOC135075739 gene encoding uncharacterized protein LOC135075739 isoform X2 yields MAEVENNDAPPSQPPEPEVPVITDKRTGTRTATRHRPIDVVTVDPQPEISPDGPEAAFSSANRDEHGQSMLHFAAARTHTRNALFQLLQESDVSLGYRDELYRTARDVSIQANVPENTAEIDRWVVHLAARGNKEKIMELLLEGYDHILDVVDEEGMPIMEVITQRRDTEMGSLLASIPTFEESRESLHGAIRRGDLSAVEELLSAEGGRTLARGQNTFGRTAMHIAVLAQHEDIVAYLAQSFPELLRIGDNLERTPLHYAMGVEKIESLSRVLIRAGAKRVLKDLKGRQPTYYFMNKSDILRLKEEEEAY; encoded by the exons ATGGCTGAGGTAGAGAACAATGATGCTCCGCCTTCACAGCCACCGGAGCCAGAAGTTCCTGTGATCACCGACAAGCGAACTGGGACTCGGACGGCGACGCGGCACCGGCCCATCGACGTCGTAACCGTGGACCCACAGCCAGAGATCAGCCCTGATGGCCCCGAGGCTGCTTTCAGCAGTGCCAATAGA gaCGAGCATGGACAGTCGATGCTGCACTTCGCAGCTGCAAGAACGCATACCAGGAACGCCTTATTCCAACTTCTCCAAGAATCGGACGTCAGTTTGGGCTACAGGGACGAGTTGTACCGAACAGCAAGAGACGTGTCTATTCAGGCTAATGTGCCAGAAAACACGGCTGAGATAGATAGGTGGGTCGTCCACTTGGCCGCCAGGG GGAACAAAGAGAAAATAATGGAGCTTTTATTGGAAGGATACGACCACATTTTGGATGTAGTGGACGAGGAAGGGATGCCAATAATGGAAGTAATCACTCAACGGCGTGACACTGAAATGGGAAGCCTGCTTGCTTCGATACCTACCTTCgag GAATCACGGGAATCCCTTCACGGAGCGATCAGACGAGGCGACCTGTCGGCTGTCGAGGAACTGCTCTCGGCTGAGGGTGGCAGGACCCTCGCTAGGGGACAGAACACCTTCGGCAGAACGGCAATGCACATAGCCGTGCTGGCCCAGCACGAGGATATCGTGGCTTACTTGGCGCAATCCTTCCCGGAATTGCTGAGGATAGGGGACAAT TTGGAACGCACACCACTACATTACGCGATGGGAGTAGAGAAGATAGAGTCACTGAGCAGAGTACTAATACGGGCAGGGGCCAAGCGTGTCCTGAAAGACCTGAAGGGGCGTCAGCCCACGTACTACTTTATGAACAAATCCGACATACTACGGCTCAAGGAAGAGGAGGAAGCTTACTGA